A section of the Leptospira noumeaensis genome encodes:
- a CDS encoding MarR family winged helix-turn-helix transcriptional regulator has protein sequence MPKKQDLEPSHLKSHLGYHLRVVSNAVSHTFASKLAALDVTVAEWVILREMYSFETNTSPSIIAESTGLSRGAVSKLIDRLLGKGLVSREEASGDRRYQEIKLTKEGIKLVPKLSLIADENDSAFFSLLSKSEKEELRKTLVKLAEAHKLNLNPIE, from the coding sequence ATGCCCAAAAAACAAGATTTAGAGCCTAGCCACTTAAAGTCTCACTTGGGATACCATTTGCGGGTTGTTTCCAATGCGGTTTCGCATACTTTTGCTTCGAAACTTGCCGCTTTGGATGTGACAGTTGCTGAATGGGTGATCCTTCGTGAAATGTATTCTTTTGAAACCAACACTTCGCCTAGTATCATCGCAGAGAGTACTGGCCTTAGTCGGGGAGCAGTTTCCAAACTCATCGACAGGCTACTAGGCAAAGGACTTGTGAGTCGCGAAGAAGCAAGTGGAGATCGGCGTTACCAAGAAATCAAACTGACGAAAGAAGGGATAAAACTTGTCCCAAAACTTTCATTGATTGCAGATGAAAACGATTCCGCTTTTTTCTCTTTGCTCTCCAAATCAGAAAAAGAGGAACTACGCAAAACTCTCGTGAAACTCGCAGAAGCACATAAACTAAACTTAAACCCAATTGAATGA
- a CDS encoding LIC_12708 family protein, whose product MLKFNMSTVNLGKASCPVNKKLGNGCCTMRILYLILTLIFSLSCLRFRVENLKEEILFRIPLGQTNESFEGVVVNQVLTNVPLTIPNSSNISAMADNKQAVIKLFDRNGRLDATLGNPDFKSISGIPHYPFRFGGIGIVAMNEDGDLIVQNRISSKGMELPQGQENLYKTYSGAFSTQGTTVLPSFLVQISQKGVVKFMLGASGKNSEPFRYIEFILPGEGEKLFVYHRIAEEMRLSYFEEGELKGNLKESGLDVFASNDSKEYDITLDKLLPHPEGEYVLGSFSYYSKKDKRFKFRRIFRFVFDSKSSEFLKEIQDPSEILFSIRNNGEFYIWETEDGGNAARLQVHDKEGNHINNKRIPFSSPRGQWRETYTDAFDNIYSVRIRAGALEVYRWI is encoded by the coding sequence ATGTTAAAATTTAACATGTCTACTGTCAACTTAGGAAAAGCGAGTTGTCCTGTAAATAAAAAATTAGGGAATGGATGTTGCACCATGCGAATCCTTTATCTCATCCTCACCCTGATCTTTTCCCTTTCCTGCCTTCGCTTCCGCGTGGAAAACTTGAAAGAAGAAATCCTCTTCCGCATCCCCCTTGGACAAACCAATGAAAGTTTTGAAGGTGTCGTGGTGAACCAAGTCCTCACCAACGTTCCCTTAACCATCCCCAACTCTTCCAATATTAGCGCAATGGCGGACAATAAACAAGCGGTAATCAAACTTTTTGATAGAAATGGAAGGCTTGATGCCACTCTAGGAAACCCGGATTTCAAATCCATTTCCGGAATCCCCCATTATCCGTTTCGATTTGGTGGGATCGGAATTGTTGCCATGAATGAAGACGGAGACCTAATTGTACAAAATCGGATTTCATCGAAGGGAATGGAACTTCCCCAAGGCCAAGAAAACCTATACAAAACGTATAGTGGTGCCTTTTCTACTCAAGGAACGACGGTATTACCCTCATTCCTTGTACAAATTTCACAAAAAGGTGTCGTGAAATTTATGTTAGGGGCATCTGGAAAAAACTCAGAACCCTTTCGTTATATTGAATTCATTCTCCCGGGGGAAGGCGAAAAATTATTTGTCTACCACCGCATTGCAGAAGAAATGCGACTTTCCTATTTTGAAGAAGGAGAACTCAAAGGGAACTTAAAAGAATCAGGCCTCGATGTGTTTGCGAGTAACGATTCCAAAGAATATGACATCACTCTAGATAAACTTTTGCCTCATCCAGAAGGTGAGTATGTTCTCGGATCTTTTAGTTATTATTCCAAAAAAGACAAACGGTTTAAGTTTCGTCGGATCTTTCGTTTTGTTTTTGATTCCAAAAGTTCTGAATTTTTGAAAGAGATCCAAGACCCTTCGGAGATATTATTTTCCATCAGAAACAATGGTGAGTTTTATATTTGGGAAACGGAAGACGGTGGAAATGCGGCAAGGCTCCAAGTCCACGATAAAGAAGGAAACCATATCAATAATAAACGAATTCCTTTTTCAAGTCCCCGTGGCCAATGGCGAGAAACCTATACAGATGCTTTTGATAATATTTATTCCGTTCGGATTCGCGCAGGGGCTTTGGAAGTCTATCGTTGGATTTAA
- the rimP gene encoding ribosome maturation factor RimP, with amino-acid sequence MVYTEENIRELTLRVLAPPLALFSLQVQNRKNHALIEIELDHLTDKTGSASLEDCETVSRRLKEELDLWGEEFDFTLQVSSAGAERVLRLPEDLIRFQGLLVKLEVPLEAGKWDKRLYRLGPVSGDSVELTLYDRKTRHKKNQKSVSMPIAEIRKGNLYLEI; translated from the coding sequence TTGGTATATACCGAGGAAAACATCAGAGAACTTACTTTACGTGTTCTCGCTCCACCTCTAGCGCTTTTTTCGCTCCAAGTACAGAATCGGAAGAACCACGCCCTCATTGAGATTGAACTGGATCATCTCACAGACAAAACTGGCTCTGCTAGTTTAGAAGACTGTGAGACTGTGTCTAGGAGACTCAAAGAGGAGCTGGATTTATGGGGAGAGGAATTTGATTTCACTCTCCAAGTCTCCTCAGCGGGAGCAGAACGTGTTTTGCGTCTGCCGGAGGATTTAATTCGTTTCCAAGGACTTTTAGTCAAACTAGAAGTACCGCTGGAAGCAGGAAAATGGGACAAACGATTGTATCGTTTGGGACCGGTTTCGGGGGATTCTGTCGAGCTTACGCTTTACGATCGTAAAACTCGACACAAAAAGAACCAAAAATCGGTATCTATGCCCATCGCAGAAATACGAAAGGGAAATTTGTATTTAGAAATTTAA
- a CDS encoding NAD(P)H-hydrate epimerase: MKQKPLFTNQESKALDSLTAKELGFNEETLMGMAALSVFHANEDLWKTAESIWILCGTGGNGGDGYALAHTLHQEGYSVRCFATSPNKSEAGKFYESLVLKTLGIIGNVEDFYREWEEAEEDSVLLVDALLGTGFQGNLSEVLIELIETINDSDVFFYRLSLDTPSGWNPYILGESAKTNVFVYADSIEELGTRKWENIGFIYEKDSIIPRYYESIGFPIRTHLNNDNFSNRFYLEPDPESATSVIKRKNKDHKYSAGSAIFFGGEQGMEGAILLSEEAFSRLGGGISKIFSPSSQMTSLILKDDLSKMAKTSPFSEISEDPFFSKTKTIVVGPGLTKYPKELEGWNLPEGKKMILDAGAIPSFGMKLPNGKNILLTPHVGELNRMTGKTHNSVQTAYDTLIEFCPQNNVYVLLKSFVSLLVCPDGSSYVWESPNPKLATMGTGDLLSGILARYLSLDFEIPESVQLALSFLDHSKQLEEPYPSAHQILKSLVELV, translated from the coding sequence ATGAAACAAAAACCCTTATTCACCAACCAAGAATCTAAGGCATTAGATTCTCTCACCGCAAAAGAATTAGGGTTTAATGAAGAGACTCTAATGGGAATGGCTGCCCTTTCTGTATTCCATGCCAATGAAGATTTATGGAAAACAGCAGAGTCCATTTGGATTCTTTGCGGGACAGGAGGGAATGGTGGGGACGGTTATGCCCTCGCCCACACCCTTCACCAAGAAGGATATTCTGTTCGTTGTTTTGCCACGTCACCAAACAAATCCGAGGCGGGAAAGTTCTACGAATCTTTGGTTTTAAAAACACTCGGAATCATTGGTAATGTAGAGGACTTTTATAGAGAATGGGAAGAGGCAGAGGAAGACTCTGTTTTACTTGTGGATGCCCTCCTTGGAACTGGATTCCAGGGAAACCTATCTGAAGTACTAATTGAACTCATAGAAACCATCAACGATTCCGATGTCTTTTTTTACCGGTTGTCACTCGACACACCCAGTGGATGGAATCCATACATTCTTGGAGAATCGGCAAAAACCAATGTATTTGTGTATGCCGATTCCATTGAAGAACTGGGAACAAGGAAATGGGAAAACATTGGATTTATTTACGAAAAAGATTCCATCATTCCTAGATACTATGAATCCATTGGATTTCCAATTCGTACCCACCTAAACAATGATAACTTTTCTAATCGATTCTACCTAGAACCAGATCCAGAATCAGCAACCTCAGTGATCAAAAGAAAAAACAAAGATCATAAATACAGTGCGGGGTCTGCGATTTTTTTCGGTGGGGAACAAGGAATGGAAGGCGCGATCCTCCTATCCGAAGAAGCCTTTTCACGACTCGGTGGAGGGATTAGTAAAATCTTCTCCCCATCTTCTCAAATGACATCTCTCATTTTAAAAGATGATCTATCTAAAATGGCAAAAACCTCACCGTTTTCAGAAATTTCCGAAGATCCTTTTTTTTCGAAAACAAAAACAATCGTTGTCGGGCCTGGCCTCACAAAGTATCCAAAAGAATTGGAAGGATGGAATTTACCTGAAGGTAAAAAAATGATTTTGGATGCAGGGGCCATTCCCAGTTTTGGAATGAAACTCCCCAATGGAAAAAATATCCTACTCACCCCCCATGTGGGAGAATTAAATCGAATGACTGGAAAAACTCATAATTCTGTCCAGACCGCCTATGATACGTTAATCGAATTCTGTCCACAAAACAATGTATATGTGTTACTCAAATCTTTTGTCAGCCTTCTTGTTTGTCCCGATGGTTCTTCTTATGTTTGGGAATCACCCAATCCAAAACTCGCAACCATGGGAACGGGAGATTTGTTATCAGGAATTTTAGCAAGATACCTGAGTTTGGATTTTGAAATACCTGAATCGGTTCAACTAGCCCTATCCTTTTTGGATCATTCCAAACAATTGGAAGAACCTTATCCATCGGCACACCAAATTCTAAAATCCCTTGTGGAGTTAGTATAA
- a CDS encoding DUF1398 domain-containing protein, with product MSNLTTKLTEAQKFAMSIRPKVGGFPILAEVLREAGVLMNRWYLPSCQAIYIMKEGSVVQQGNPLVSGVHEIPKFHREDLIKAIRTDQEGKSTFPEFLKATWEAGVVGYDADFTNRKVIYYGVNGESYLEEYPAVTLER from the coding sequence ATGTCCAACCTAACAACAAAACTAACAGAAGCCCAAAAATTTGCGATGTCCATTCGTCCGAAAGTAGGCGGGTTCCCAATCTTAGCGGAAGTTCTAAGAGAAGCCGGCGTTCTTATGAATCGATGGTATCTTCCTTCTTGCCAAGCCATCTACATAATGAAAGAAGGCTCTGTTGTCCAACAGGGAAATCCACTTGTGTCAGGAGTCCATGAAATTCCGAAGTTTCACCGAGAAGATTTAATTAAGGCAATCCGGACTGACCAAGAAGGAAAAAGTACCTTCCCCGAATTTTTAAAGGCAACTTGGGAAGCAGGTGTAGTAGGATATGATGCTGATTTTACTAACAGAAAAGTAATTTATTACGGTGTGAATGGTGAAAGTTATTTAGAAGAATATCCTGCGGTAACACTCGAAAGATAA